The Lycium ferocissimum isolate CSIRO_LF1 chromosome 10, AGI_CSIRO_Lferr_CH_V1, whole genome shotgun sequence genome window below encodes:
- the LOC132032383 gene encoding peroxidase 3-like, which produces MEGGLRLLLFTIVVFLGIGHSNGQLRKGYYKSSCPQAEQIVQNITWNRVARNSALPAKFLRMHFHDCFVRGCDGSVLIDSTSNNTAEKAAIPNLSLGDFDVIDEIKTKLENTCPGVVSCADILTLAARDSVSFQFKKQIWEVLTGRRDGRISRSSEALSDIPSPFFNFTSLKQSFANKSLTVHDLVVLSGGHTIGVGNCNFFSNRLYNFTGKGDTDPSLNSTYVAFLKTKCQSLSDNTTTEMDPGSSLTFDNNYFSVLKQQKGLFQSDAALLTNKGAKNIVDEMLIAGKFFTEFSQSMKRMGAIGVLTGSAGEIRKKCNVVN; this is translated from the exons ATGGAAGGAGGATTGAGGCTTTTATTGTTCACTATAGTAGTGTTTTTAGGAATAGGACATAGCAATGGTCAATTAAGGAAAGGTTATTACAAGTCGAGTTGTCCACAAGCTGAGCAAATTGTTCAAAATATCACTTGGAATCGTGTCGCTAGAAATTCTGCATTGCCCGCTAAGTTCTTGAGGATGCATTTCCACGACTGCTTCGTTAGG GGTTGTGATGGTTCAGTATTGATAGACTCCACATCAAACAACACTGCAGAGAAGGCTGCAATACCAAACTTAAGCCTCGGCGATTTTGATGTGATTGATGAAATAAAGACTAAATTGGAAAATACTTGTCCAGGAGTTGTATCTTGTGCTGACATTTTGACATTAGCAGCTAGAGACTCAGTTTCTTTCCAA TTCAAGAAACAAATCTGGGAAGTGCTAACTGGAAGAAGAGATGGAAGGATTTCAAGGTCTTCAGAAGCACTCTCTGATATCCCTTCacctttcttcaacttcacTTCCCTCAAACAGTCCTTTGCCAACAAAAGCCTCACCGTTCACGATCTTGTGGTTTTATCAG GGGGACATACAATTGGAGTTGGAAATTGTAATTTCTTCAGCAATAGGCTATACAATTTCACAGGAAAGGGAGATACTGATCCTTCCTTAAATTCAACATATGTAGCTTTCTTGAAAACAAAATGCCAAAGCCTTTCAGACAACACAACAACTGAAATGGATCCTGGGAGTTCTTTAACGTTTGACAATAATTATTTCTCTGTCTTAAAACAACAAAAAGGTCTTTTTCAGTCAGATGCTGCACTTTTGACTAATAAAGGAGCTAAAAACATTGTTGATGAGATGCTTATTGCTGGAAAATTCTTCACTGAGTTTAGCCAATCAATGAAGAGAATGGGAGCTATTGGAGTTTTGACTGGATCTGCCggagaaattaggaaaaaatgCAATGtggttaattaa